The genomic window CCGGCAGGTCGACCTTCACTTCATATGCACCTTCGGTTTCCACCAGATCGAGCCGAGGTGCCCACGTGGAGGCTTTGGCGACTTCCGAGCCATCCTGGTAAACACGGTTAAAGACATCGTCCATTTGCTGATGAAGCGCATCTACCCAACGCAGTGGATTTTCCGTCCATCGAACTACATTACGCATGACAAGCTCCTTTGCTGAATCAATTTTACAGGCACATCCGCCGAGACCACCTCGGGCTGCTATGTGCGACACAAAATAATTCAATAGCAAAGAAGATGCCAATTTGAAAAATGCAGGCTGAATTTTCGTAAGTTATTATGAATAAAGCGCTTAAAATTGTTAACAAATATCATTATTTTTCTGAATCTGTCAGTTTGACAGACCCACGTGGGGGAACCCTGCCAAAATCGAATGTACATCACACACTCTTTTCATTTTCCCACAAACCGTTTGACGTAATAGAATAATCAGACCTCCCCAGATTCATCGCACAGGTCAAGGAGTCTCGCATGATTCAACCCCAACGAAACCTGTTTGGCCCACCTTCCGAAGTGGGGGATTTGGGCACGTTTGGCAAATATCGCATCCTGAAAGAGCTTGGCCGTGGGGGCATGGGGGCCGTTTTTGTCGCTTTAGACTCATTCCTGAATCGCAAAGTCGCACTGAAATTGATGCTGCCAGAGGTGATGCACGATCAATCTGCCCAGACCCGCTTTATCGACGAAGCACGTGCGGTGGCCCAGATCTCCCACATCAACGTGGTGAAAATTTATGAAGCTGGTCTCATTAATGAGTTGCCGTATTTCACCATGGAACTGCTGAATGGCTGTTCGCTGGATTATTATTTGCGGAACAAAGGGCTGCCCAACTTCATGCAGGTAGTGCGGATTGCCCTGGAAACCTGCCGTGGCTTGAAAGTTGCTCATGAGAAAAATCTCATCCATCGTGATATCAAGCCCGCCAATATCTGGCTGGAATCTCCCAAAGGTCGCATCAAAATCCTCGATTTTGGGCTAGCGAAGCCGATCAGCACCAATAAAGGGATCACCAGCACCGGTGGGGTGGTAGGAACGCCCGCATTTATGAGTCCGGAACAGGCACTGGGCACCCCACTGGATGCCCGATCTGACTTGTACAGCCTGGGCACGATGCTTTACCTGCTTTGCACCGGACATTACCCGTTTGAAGGCAAAACATCACCCGCCGTGATGGTCGCGATTATCAGTGGAAAATACGCACCGATCGCCACGCACAACTCGGCGGTACCGCAAGAGTTGGTGGAGTTTATTGATGGCCTGATGCAGCACGACCCCGCCAAACGGATTCCCAGTGCGGATGCCGCCATTGATCAGCTCATAGCGATTGTCAACCGAATCGAATCGCAGAATACGGCGAACACTACTTACCAGGCACCGAATACGGCGAAAGCGACCGTGTTTGAAAAGGTCGATTTGCCCGACCAGAGCATGGTTTCCACTGCGGGTGGGCGGGGTGAAAGTATTGCTGATAACGCCCACGTGGTTGTGGAATTGATCGATGAGTTTGAAGAACTTCCCGAAGCACTGCCGGTGCGTGAAACCAAAGTTCGATCAGCACGAGAGCGTCGACCGGAACCACGCACTTCACGGGAACGGGGTGGGGGAAGTCGCCGTCGGGAACGCATCCCACCTGCATTCGACCGAAGTGGCCCACCGCCAAAGAGTTATGGTAAAACACTATTCATTATTTTCCTGGTAATGCTGCTGCTGTTTATTGGAATCGTTGGAGCCCTTTATCTGTTTCAGGACAACGACGAGAAAGATAGCAGTCGGGAGAAAGCACCCACCCAGGCAACATTATCAGTGACAGCACCGAAAACCAGTTCCTCTGCAAAACCTGGTGTGCCTGCAAAATCAGTCGTAGCCAAATCCGTGCCCACTGGTGCGTTTCTGGGGGTAGTCTTTTCAGAATGCCCAGAGGGAATGAAACTGAACGAAGTTATCCCTTATTCGCCAGCAGCCAATGCCGGATTGAAAACAGATGACATTATTACCAGATATGATGGTCACGCGATTGCAGGCATGAAACTTGCTGAATTCAAAGACATTATCGCAACTAGCCCATTAGGAACCCGGCTACAGTTGGAGGCGTTGCGAGATGGTTCGAGCCGCCAGTTCCAGGTTCTCATCACAGGCCGAACACTCGCAGGACAATATCATCTGTCTCATTCTGTGAACAATAAACTTAAGACATCTGTATGGCATTTTGAACCTTATGGTAAAGTAAATCAGTTCCGGCCCAGTGGCGATACTGTTCAGAAACTTACTGGAAAATGGAGCCATGTCCGAAATCGTCTTACCATTGACTGGGATGAAGGAGCCAGAGAAAACGGTAATGCAACATTTAATCAAGATGGAAATCTGGAATATCAGGTGGTATCTCACCCCAAAGAACCGGAATTTGTTGGGCAAAAACTTCTTCTGAACGAATTTCACAACCCTGGGCTACGAATGGGTGTGCTCAACATCGACAATAAACTGGATGTTGATCTGGTATTTGACGTCCGTTTCATCATGGTTACACCAACGGATATTCACATGTTTAATGTCTGGAAAGAATACAAATTGCCTGCCCGCAAATCGTACCAGTATTGGTTAGCAGGGGCATACCTTGCACAAATTAAGTTTGATTCATCTATGGATGCCGGTGAGCAGGAAAAAAGGTATCTGTTGCCAGTGGATATTGTTGAAAAACAGGATAAACCAGCCCAAAACCAAGGGCGAAATTTTGAATTTGTTCAAGTAGGTACCACTGGAATCGACATGAAAACAATTCTTGGGAAAAAATAGTTTCCATAATGTACCACGAACTCTTACCGGTGGAGTCGGTCTCACCGCAGAGGATCGACCACCTACTGGCCGATGAAATGGGCCTTTGCCCAGGTGCCTGTGTGGACGACGGGAAGCATGTCGTTGTAAGCAAAAGTGGCAATGCCGACGCGGCAGCCGAACTGCATGGCGAGAAAATCGCACACGTTGAGTTCGACAGCGGTTTTGAAGCCGTTACGAGAGTGTCGTTTTCCGAACCCGATTTTTTTAACCTAGCCGAGTATTCCGACGGCATCTATATCGAAAACTATGTAGTTTTTCAAAAAAGAAATCCAAAAAATTTTCCCAATTATCGCTGCAAATGCCGATTCCAGAGATGATTCACGTATGAGCTACGAAATCATTTTGGTAAGCGAAAGCAAAGGTGTCCTTTGTCCA from Zavarzinella sp. includes these protein-coding regions:
- a CDS encoding protein kinase; the encoded protein is MIQPQRNLFGPPSEVGDLGTFGKYRILKELGRGGMGAVFVALDSFLNRKVALKLMLPEVMHDQSAQTRFIDEARAVAQISHINVVKIYEAGLINELPYFTMELLNGCSLDYYLRNKGLPNFMQVVRIALETCRGLKVAHEKNLIHRDIKPANIWLESPKGRIKILDFGLAKPISTNKGITSTGGVVGTPAFMSPEQALGTPLDARSDLYSLGTMLYLLCTGHYPFEGKTSPAVMVAIISGKYAPIATHNSAVPQELVEFIDGLMQHDPAKRIPSADAAIDQLIAIVNRIESQNTANTTYQAPNTAKATVFEKVDLPDQSMVSTAGGRGESIADNAHVVVELIDEFEELPEALPVRETKVRSARERRPEPRTSRERGGGSRRRERIPPAFDRSGPPPKSYGKTLFIIFLVMLLLFIGIVGALYLFQDNDEKDSSREKAPTQATLSVTAPKTSSSAKPGVPAKSVVAKSVPTGAFLGVVFSECPEGMKLNEVIPYSPAANAGLKTDDIITRYDGHAIAGMKLAEFKDIIATSPLGTRLQLEALRDGSSRQFQVLITGRTLAGQYHLSHSVNNKLKTSVWHFEPYGKVNQFRPSGDTVQKLTGKWSHVRNRLTIDWDEGARENGNATFNQDGNLEYQVVSHPKEPEFVGQKLLLNEFHNPGLRMGVLNIDNKLDVDLVFDVRFIMVTPTDIHMFNVWKEYKLPARKSYQYWLAGAYLAQIKFDSSMDAGEQEKRYLLPVDIVEKQDKPAQNQGRNFEFVQVGTTGIDMKTILGKK